CAACCGATTGATGAGTTCCGGTCAATGGGTAACGGGTGGATGAGTTATGATCGAAAATCATGGGGTTTTTCAGTACGGTCCAGGAGTCTGCCACATGACAAGCCTGACAGTCAATCCCGATGTTCCCATGAGGGTTGGTTTGCGGTTGCGAAAAACCCGGTGTAAATCCGGCCAGAAAAAAGAAAATGAGTGAAATCAAAGTGGTCATATCCGGTGACAGGATTCGCATGTGACCTCCATGGGTTTGAACCGGACCAGTTCCTTTCCGTTTGTCCTTTCGGTCTGGTGGCAACTTTTACAGGGAACCTGTTCATGTGCCCCATCAAGCTTGTACCGGCTGTCACGGTTATGTTCAAATCTGGTGGCCAGCCAATCATTTTCGGTGTGGCATTTTTGACATAAAACCTTCCCGGATTCTGTGAACTGGCCGTTGTGAATGTCTTCATGACAGGAGTTACAGTCACGGGCAGTCGTCTGAAACCGTATGGTACCTGGTTTTTTTCCTTCGCGCTTGTGGCAACTGATACAGGAAACCGATTGGTGTCTGCCATTAAGTGCAAACTCAGTCACAGAATGGTCAAAGCGGGTTACCTTCCATTCGCTGGTGACATGGCAGGATTCGCAATCGGGCTTTCCATTTTTTCCAGTGGTCATAAATGGATCGGCTTCGCCCTTGTGGGCATCGTGATGACAACCTTGGCAGGATTTTTCCAACGATGTGAAAATCCAGTCACCGGTTCCGGAAGGGTGATGGCACTCAATACAGGCCGCAACCTGATGTGCTCCGGTCAGCGGAAATGCCGTCTGCTGGTGCTGAGCAGTTGAATAGGTGGAAGGTCTGAATCCGGAAGTGGTGTGGCAGTCTTCGCAGGGCTGAAGCTGGCCATTTTTCATCAATTGCTTTTTATGCGCATCCTGGTGACAGTCTGTGCAGGATTGATATGCCATCGACTTCTTCTGAAAATTCGGAATCACCAGTTTTTTCAGGTCACTGGTTGCCTTTGAAAGATCGGTAAAATGGCAGGCTGAGCAGTTGAGTGACCGATGTTCGCCCGTGAGCGGATATCTGGTTGTCCCATGGTCGAATTTGGTCTGGTTGGATGTGTTTTTCCAGCCAGTGGTATTGTGACAGGATTCGCAGGCAGTGGAAATGCCCGGCGGGTGCGGATTCTGATGACAACTCAGGCACTGGGGAAATTTGAGCCGGTCCATCTGCAGGTATTCGCCATCCTTTTGATCCCGCCAGACTTTTTCATCTTTAACCGGCTGATGGCAGGAGGCACATTTTACCGTCTGATGATTGCCGGTTAATGGGTATTTGGTTTTGGTATGATCAAACAGGGTGGCCTTTTTCCAGTTCTCCAGATCATGGCAATCTTCACAGGACTCTCCAAGGGTTCCTCTGTGCTCGTCGAAATGACAGGAAAGGCACTGAGTGGTCAATGCCAGGTACGTGGTGGCAGATTGAATACTCTGGTCTGCCTTGCGTAATTTTTCGGAGTGATTGGCTGGTTGATGGCACGATTCACAAGTGGCTTTACGGTGTGCGCCAATCAGTTCATAACCGGTTTTGGAATGATTCAGTCTGGTTTTATCCGTCTCGAGCCAACGGACCATTTCAAAATTCAATCCGTTGTGATCAGAATGGCATTGAATGCAGGTCTTTTTTTCGTTGATTTTCAGCCAGCCATGATATCCTTGGCCCGATGTCCAATCTGCCCCGATACTCTGATGGCAATCCATGCATTTTCCCGGGTCGATTTCTTTATCGCCTGAGTGACATTTCCGGCAATTTTCAATTCCTTCAAGATGCCGGTGTGCCTTACCCAGTGTTCCGGGAGAAAGCAGTTGGGCCGTGACCGGGTGGAAAGGGATCATCAGAAAGAAAATGATGACGGTTCCCCAAACCGGAAGAATTGAAGATTTCCAGGGTTGGAACATTACTTCCCGTCATCGAGAATTTTGAGACCGTTGGTAACGAGCAGGGTCACTTCCTCATCCGCCTTTTTAAGATCGATCCGGTGCCAGTAATCAAGTGCCTTTTTGGTGTCACCTGCATTGGCGGCAATCGCGCCAAGATTGTACAGTGCCTTCGGATTTCCGGAATCGGCCAGAAGTGCATTCATGTTGCAATTGATAACCGAATCCAGTTCATGTGCAAGGTCAAAGGTTTGTCCGAGGGCCACCCAGTTGTCGGCTACCTGATGTTTCTGGTTAATCAGTTTTCTGAAAAGGGGCCGGCTGAGGGGATTGTTGTTCCCGGCATACAGATCGGCCAGCATCTGCAGGTGGGTCAGATCCTCCGGATTTGAATGAATGAAGGTTTCCAGTCTGGCAATTTCATTCTGTTTCTGAATGTCCACCACAGGCGGATGCTGAAAATCATGGACCTGGGACTTCGCATCCTGACTGTGATTGTGGGTCACCTGGTCCGTTGAAGGATCATGAATCAGAATGGCAAGAAATAAACTGCCGAAAATCAATGCAATGATGACGAAGGTATATTGTACCAGTTTCTTGGTGGTCATAATTAAAATCCGATCCCGTAACCTGTATAAATTGAAATTCCGATGTGAAGCAGTAAAACAACTCCCATGATGAGGGCAAATGGTAAATGAAACACATGCCAGAGGTGAAGCCAATGCTGGAAAATGTGCATGCTGGATTTTTTTCTTATCAGGTGTGCCCGGTCAAACAGGATGGTCAGAATGGCTGTTTGATGGGAAGGAGAAATTTGTCTTGATTGCAGCCTGGTGATACAGGATTTTCTGAACCGGTTCCATTCCAGCCGGTCGTTGATCAGACGAACCGCCAGCCGCAAAGGTCCGGTGCCGGATGGTGGATCGGGAAAATGAAATTCCTCCACCCATTCGGCCGGTATATCGTACTCGGTAGTTAATCTGGTTTTCAGATCCCTCAGTTGCTGATTCACCTCATTCACAGACAATTCCAGTCCGGAAAAAGAGCGGGGAATTTGAGTGTAAAAAAAACGGCCGATAATTCCGGAAACCACAACGGCAAGCATGGACCAGAAAGCAATAGAAACCAGGCCTCCGATTTTCATGGCAGTGTGAAAGAAAATCAAGGCAGGACCGGCCACACAGCAGAAAATGTGAAAGTTCATCCAATGCCGGATGCTGCCCGCCGTCCAGAGTCGTTTCCATCGTTTCCTGAGACTATAACTGGTGACGCCCACCACCATCAGAATGGTCCCGGCGATTCCGGCTTTATGTCCGATCTCGCCACCCGGCTTCAGTTGGGCATGGCTGGCGTGAAAAGGTCGTTCATGAAGAGGCAACGAATAGTACGGCCAGACAAGAACCAGACACCAGAAAAAAATCACCAATCCGGTTACCCAGATCAACAAAGCGGGTCGTTTCATGTTCATAAAAAGTGGCAAAAAATAAAGGAAAGTAAACATACCACCTTTTGTCACAGTATTGTAAGATGTTTGGTTAGAAAATTATTAAAGATGGGTTTGTGACCATTGCGAGAATACACCCAGCCCAAAATGAAAGTTGCCGATAAGGGAATGTGGCGGGGACCCTTCCTTTGATCAGACCGAAGTTTTACCGGGTTGCACGCGTTGAATTCCCAGGGTCTTTCCTCTCGGGATTGCGGTTTCATTCCGTACCTTTACCGTTCCATGAAAAAAGCACTGATCGGATCGGTTTTTGGAATGGCAGCGATCATTCCCCTTTTGCTGGTTGCGCAGTCTTCAACCTTGTCTGTTACCCAGCAGCGTGGGTTAAGCAACAACTCGGTAACAGGTCTGCATCAGGACCGGGACGGTTTTTTATGGATTGCTACCCGTGACGGGCTGAACAAGTTTGATGGGTATCGGGTAACGGTTTTCCGTACCCGTGATCAGTTTGAGGCCGTGGAAGGCGATAACATGTTCGAGGCGCTGACCGGCAATGGTGGCGACTCACTGTTTCTGGCAGTGGGAAGGCAGGTGCTGGCCTTTAACCGCCTCAGTCTTCAGTTTTCCGAAGTTCCCGTTTCCATTCCGGATACCACTGCTCCCCGCACCGATGTACGTACCATTGTGCCCGACGGAAAAAAAGGACTCTGGGTTGGTACGTTCAGTTCCGGACTGCTGTACCACTCCTTTCAGACCGGAACCACCACTCACTTTTTCGATACCGATGCCTGGAAACAAACCGTCGTTTCCAACAACATCACCGCCATTCTTCCGGCCCCTGACGGAACCCTGTGGCTGGGTTCAATCGGCGGGGGATTGCTCCGTTTTTCCCCGGACCGAAAAACAATCACCCCTTTTTCCTGGAAAACGCTCATTCCGGAATTTTCCTATCATCAGTCCATCCGGTCTCTGGCCTGGAAAAATACCCATACGCTCTATGTCGGAACCTGGGGATATGGTCTGAAAACCTTCGACATCAGGACGGGACAATTCAGCGATGTGTGGGAATATCCCAATCCACCCGAACAATTTCCCTTCAATGACATCCGGTTTATCCATGTGGATACTGATGAGTCTGTCTGGTTTGGTACCAACGGAGGGGGGCTGTTTCACCTCGGTCCGGATGGAAGGGTTCGCGATCAGTTTGCCAAAACTCTCCCGGGTCTGAACAATCTGGCAGATAACGATGTCCATGCCATTTTCAAAGAAAGACCCGGTGTCTATTGGGTTGGTACCGACGGAGCCGGTGTTCAGGGGATCAATCTGAATTTCCGGTTGTTCCGACAGGATCAGACCTCGCAGGAATCGGCGTTCCGGTTAACCAATCCCGATGTGCACGAGTTATTTCTGGATTCGGAAAACCGGTTATGGGTGGGAACCAACGGCGGGGGAATTAATGTGTTTTCTGAGGGATCCCGGCAGCCTTTTGTCTTTGAATCATCGAAGGGTGATCAGCGGAAATTACTGGATAACACCGTTTACACCATAGCAGAAGATGCCTTCGGCCGGTTCTGGATCGGTACCAACAGCGGAGGTGTGCAGATATGGAATCCGGCCACCCGGCAATTCACCAACTTACGCGACCGGTATAAACGATCCATTTCGCTGGCCTATACCATTTTTGCCGATTCACGCGGTGATGTCTGGTTCAGTACGTACAGTGGCAATTTCCGTTATAAAAATCCGGGTCCGGATCTTGATCTGAGCGAACTCGATGGTCAGACGCTGGCAAGCCTGAATCACACTTTCATTCAGGATTTCCACGAAGACAAAGCCGGTTATCTCTGGATGGGAACCAATGCGGCAGGTGTCGTCAGGCTGAATTACCTGACGAACCGTCTGGAGCGGCTCGATTCGCTGATCACGTCGGGAACTGCAAGACGCCCACAGAACATCACTGGGATGGCCCAGGACCGGTGGGGCCGGTTGTGGATGGCCTGTTCAGGATCAGGGTTGTTTGTCTGGTCTCCGCTGGATGGATCCCTGAAACATCTGACCACTGCAGACGGCCTGATTCATGATAATCTGATGGACTGTCTCCTGGATCGGGATGGAAACATCTGGATCAGCACCCCCGTGGGGCTCAGCCGGATCAGTTTCCCGGTTGGATCATCCGGAAAACCGGGGTCGTTAAGCATCAGAAACTTCGATGCGAATGATGGAATCCGCAATGAAATGTTTAACCGGTTTGCAGCAGTGGCCGGACCTGATGGACGGTTGTGGTTTGGCGGAACCGACGGAATCACCTCGGTGAATACGAAAGACTTGTCTGATGCCAATCTGGTTCAGGCTCCCGTTTATCTGACCGGGGTCTCGGTCAATGCGATTCCATACCCCGATTTTTCAGCTGAAACCGGGCAATCCATCAATCATCTGAAGGAACTTCAATTCACTGCGGAAGATTTTCTGGTTTCGGTGGAAGTAGCCAGTCTGCAGTTTTCGCGCGCTGGGTCGGTTCATTACAGCTACCAGCTGGAAGGGTTCAAGCAGGACTGGATTCAGTTGGGAACCCGGCGCCTGATTACCTTTGCCTCGCTTCCTGCCGGATCGTACAGGCTGAACATCCGTACCACCGATGAAGCGGGTCACTGGACCCCCACTCAGCTTTCCATTCCGGTGGAAGTTCATCCCCCGGTCTATGCCACCTGGTGGGCCCGTGTTCTTCAGATTTTGCTTCTGGCCGGGTTGCTTTCCTGGGTGGTGGTTTCGCGGTTATCACGGGTAAAGCGCGAAAAACGACTGCTAGAGCAGGAGGTGACCAACCGGACCCATCAGTTGCAGGAACTCTCGGTCTCACTCAGGGAATCGAACGAACAACTGGCCCATCAGACCGAAAAACTTCGTCAGCTCGATCAGAAAAAGAGCGATTTTTTCACCAACATTGCCCATGAATTCAGAACTCCGCTGACCCTCATTCTGGGGCCGCTGGAAAAACAGGCGCTGAAGAAAAACGACCCCGATACCACCCTGATGATCAGAAATGCACGCCGGTTGAAACGGTTGATAGACCAGCTACTGGCCATTTCCAAAGCCGATTCCGGAGAGCTGCCATTCAGACCATCCATACAGAATTTCACCGGTATGGTTAGGGCAATGACATCGGAATTTGCGAATCTGGCTGCCATGAAAAAACGGGAAGTCAGTTACACCGGTCCTGAGGAAGATCTCTGGTTTTCTTTTGATCCGGATCATCTTGAGAAAATGCTGGCAAACCTGCTGTCGAATGCATTGAAATTCACCAGGGAGGGGGATGAAATCCGGGTGGATGTCAAAGCAGAAACAACTCAGAATCCGCCGGTGATTCATTTGTCGGTGGAAGATTCCGGAATCGGAATTGCGCCGGGGCAGCAGCCCTTTTTGTTTGACCGGTTTTATCAGGTGGAAACCGGCCTGACGCGATCATTTGAAGGATCCGGTATCGGTTTGGCTTTGGTGAAGGAACTCGTCACTTTGCATGGCGGCACCATTTCCGTTTACAGCTATCCGGGGGCCGGTTCCCGGTTTACCATTACCCTGCCGGTCAGGGAACAGACAGCGGCCCCGGCTCCATCCGCCGGGACCCCATTCTCTCCCACACCGTTGTCGGTGGATATTCCCGACCTGATTGACGTGCGTGAGGATTCACCAGAAGCTTCACCAGAAGCCGACCTGCCGAGGAAGGAAACCATTCTGGTGGTGGAAGACAACGCCGATCTGCAGGTTTACCTGAGTGGCCTGCTTGAAGGATTTGCGTTTAAAACAGCCAATGATGGGGCTGAAGGTCTGCAAATGGCCCTCTCATCGGTTCCAGACCTGATCATTTCGGATGTCATGATGCCGGTGATGAACGGATACGACCTGCTGAAAGCATTGAAAACAGAACGCGCCACCTCTCACATCCCCGTGATCATGCTGACTGCCAAATCGAGTCTGGACAGCAAGCTGATTGGTCTGGAAACCGGTGCCGATGCCTATTTGGGGAAACCATTTCAGGCCGAAGAGTTACTGGCCATCATCAGAAATCTGTTAAAATCCCGCGATCGCCTGAGGACCTATTACACCTCCCTTTTAGCCGGAATCGGAACCGCAGAGGAAGTGTCTGCCGGACTGCCGGTTCATGACCAGGACCTACTGGATCGCCTGCTGGCGGTCATTGACGAAGAGATTTCCAATCCGGACTTGTCGGTGGACATGCTGGCGAAAGCTGCCTTTCTGAGTCAGTCCCAGCTTAACCGGAAGCTGAATGCATTGACAGGAAATCCGGCCAATCACCTGATCAGGACCCGTCGGATGCAAATCGCAAAGGCCCTGCTGATGGAAGGAAACCGCCGGGTGAATGAAGTGGCCTGGGAGGTGGGGATTCCTAACCTGGCCTATTTCAGCAAATTGTTCCGCGATACACATGGCCAATCTCCGTCGGACCTGCTTTCCTCCTGATTTCCTCTGGAACCGGTTTCCTCGGTTTCATCTTGCATGAATTGTGATAATGCATGCGCAAAAAGTGATAACTCCATTAGGCTGATTGGCCGGACTTTTGTATCAGTCGGGGGTGGGTTCCCGGCTGTCACAAAACAATGGAGTGAAAACAATGAAACATGTTACTGCCAACCGGCGCTTTCCGGCCTCTTTGCTGAAGTCGGCCGCCTTTCTGGGTACCGCAATCGGACTGCTTCTGATTGCCACTGCTGGTCGCTCTCAGACGACCTATACGGTTACAAACACGAATGATTCAGGTGCCGGTTCGCTGCGTCAGGCAATCATTGATGCAGAAGCCAATCCGGGTGCAGATATCATCGATGCCACTGGTATTTCCGGAACCATTACACTGGCCTCTGGCCTGCCAACCATTACTCAGGATCTGACCATTTACGGTCCGGGCGCGGGCTCTCTGAGCATCAGTGGCGACAATCTTTACCGGCCGTTTTTCGTAGATGGTGGAACCAGCGAAATCAATGAC
The nucleotide sequence above comes from Bacteroidota bacterium. Encoded proteins:
- a CDS encoding response regulator, which translates into the protein MKKALIGSVFGMAAIIPLLLVAQSSTLSVTQQRGLSNNSVTGLHQDRDGFLWIATRDGLNKFDGYRVTVFRTRDQFEAVEGDNMFEALTGNGGDSLFLAVGRQVLAFNRLSLQFSEVPVSIPDTTAPRTDVRTIVPDGKKGLWVGTFSSGLLYHSFQTGTTTHFFDTDAWKQTVVSNNITAILPAPDGTLWLGSIGGGLLRFSPDRKTITPFSWKTLIPEFSYHQSIRSLAWKNTHTLYVGTWGYGLKTFDIRTGQFSDVWEYPNPPEQFPFNDIRFIHVDTDESVWFGTNGGGLFHLGPDGRVRDQFAKTLPGLNNLADNDVHAIFKERPGVYWVGTDGAGVQGINLNFRLFRQDQTSQESAFRLTNPDVHELFLDSENRLWVGTNGGGINVFSEGSRQPFVFESSKGDQRKLLDNTVYTIAEDAFGRFWIGTNSGGVQIWNPATRQFTNLRDRYKRSISLAYTIFADSRGDVWFSTYSGNFRYKNPGPDLDLSELDGQTLASLNHTFIQDFHEDKAGYLWMGTNAAGVVRLNYLTNRLERLDSLITSGTARRPQNITGMAQDRWGRLWMACSGSGLFVWSPLDGSLKHLTTADGLIHDNLMDCLLDRDGNIWISTPVGLSRISFPVGSSGKPGSLSIRNFDANDGIRNEMFNRFAAVAGPDGRLWFGGTDGITSVNTKDLSDANLVQAPVYLTGVSVNAIPYPDFSAETGQSINHLKELQFTAEDFLVSVEVASLQFSRAGSVHYSYQLEGFKQDWIQLGTRRLITFASLPAGSYRLNIRTTDEAGHWTPTQLSIPVEVHPPVYATWWARVLQILLLAGLLSWVVVSRLSRVKREKRLLEQEVTNRTHQLQELSVSLRESNEQLAHQTEKLRQLDQKKSDFFTNIAHEFRTPLTLILGPLEKQALKKNDPDTTLMIRNARRLKRLIDQLLAISKADSGELPFRPSIQNFTGMVRAMTSEFANLAAMKKREVSYTGPEEDLWFSFDPDHLEKMLANLLSNALKFTREGDEIRVDVKAETTQNPPVIHLSVEDSGIGIAPGQQPFLFDRFYQVETGLTRSFEGSGIGLALVKELVTLHGGTISVYSYPGAGSRFTITLPVREQTAAPAPSAGTPFSPTPLSVDIPDLIDVREDSPEASPEADLPRKETILVVEDNADLQVYLSGLLEGFAFKTANDGAEGLQMALSSVPDLIISDVMMPVMNGYDLLKALKTERATSHIPVIMLTAKSSLDSKLIGLETGADAYLGKPFQAEELLAIIRNLLKSRDRLRTYYTSLLAGIGTAEEVSAGLPVHDQDLLDRLLAVIDEEISNPDLSVDMLAKAAFLSQSQLNRKLNALTGNPANHLIRTRRMQIAKALLMEGNRRVNEVAWEVGIPNLAYFSKLFRDTHGQSPSDLLSS